One segment of Ureibacillus thermophilus DNA contains the following:
- a CDS encoding LysR family transcriptional regulator — MEIQQLEYFKVVAETEHMTHAAEMLNISQPALSKSISNIEQEIGVPLFDRQGRSIILNRYGKLFLESVNKILEEFNRAKQEINGLVMPGFGEVSFGFIHTLGMEVVPELMAHVHEKYPNIKFNLTQASSLNLLELLEKGDIDLCLSQKIDSKVVSIEWVELWKEDLFVIVPKNHPLAEKDFIALREIKDEPFVSIKKGNALRHMVDKLLKEVGIAKTNITFEGEDPHTVAGFVSAGHGVSIIPGIKGLSEYNVKKISVKEPVCERKIGVSWVQGRYMSPAANQFINYLVEYFKGK, encoded by the coding sequence ATGGAAATTCAACAATTAGAGTATTTTAAAGTTGTGGCTGAAACTGAACATATGACCCATGCGGCGGAAATGTTAAACATTTCGCAGCCTGCCCTGAGCAAATCTATTTCTAATATCGAGCAGGAGATTGGCGTGCCCCTTTTTGACAGGCAAGGACGTTCAATTATATTGAATCGCTACGGAAAACTTTTTTTAGAAAGCGTCAATAAAATTTTAGAAGAATTCAACAGGGCGAAACAGGAAATTAACGGACTTGTCATGCCCGGATTTGGAGAAGTGTCCTTTGGCTTTATTCATACATTGGGAATGGAAGTTGTGCCGGAATTGATGGCTCATGTCCATGAAAAATATCCAAATATAAAATTTAACTTGACGCAGGCTTCCTCGTTGAATTTGCTGGAACTGTTAGAAAAAGGCGATATTGATTTATGTTTATCTCAAAAAATTGACTCAAAAGTGGTAAGTATCGAATGGGTTGAATTATGGAAAGAAGATTTGTTTGTCATTGTTCCTAAAAATCATCCTTTGGCAGAAAAAGATTTTATCGCATTGCGTGAAATTAAAGATGAACCTTTTGTTTCGATTAAAAAAGGGAATGCTTTGCGCCATATGGTTGATAAATTATTAAAAGAAGTGGGGATTGCTAAAACAAACATTACCTTTGAAGGGGAAGATCCGCATACGGTGGCGGGATTTGTCAGTGCAGGCCATGGGGTATCAATTATTCCAGGAATTAAAGGATTATCCGAGTATAATGTCAAAAAGATATCTGTAAAAGAACCGGTTTGTGAACGAAAAATAGGAGTATCTTGGGTTCAAGGAAGATATATGTCCCCAGCAGCAAACCAATTTATAAATTATTTAGTGGAGTATTTCAAAGGAAAATAG
- a CDS encoding alpha/beta hydrolase, whose protein sequence is MKIISPKPFTIEAGKRAVLLLHGFTGNTNDVKRLGRYLADRNYTVHAPLYKGHGGDPLTLIQTDPIEWWNSAVEGYDELRRLGYNEIAVAGVSLGGIFSLRLGEERPIKAIVTMSAPALEKSVDSLQQRIISYTINYKKLTGTYNEEEDKPEIIAKRYQMPTLQYLQNIINDTSAKLNKIDKPVHILRGLNDDDYYCKSADYIYNSVNSRIKSIKSFINSGHILTIDKERELVYEEVYRFFESLKWEE, encoded by the coding sequence ATGAAAATCATTTCGCCAAAACCATTTACGATTGAGGCGGGAAAACGTGCTGTCTTATTATTGCATGGCTTTACGGGCAACACAAATGATGTGAAGCGTTTAGGTCGCTATTTGGCAGATCGCAACTATACGGTTCACGCTCCTTTGTATAAAGGTCATGGTGGTGACCCTTTAACCCTCATCCAAACAGATCCAATTGAATGGTGGAACAGTGCTGTTGAGGGTTATGATGAACTTCGAAGACTTGGCTATAATGAAATTGCTGTTGCTGGTGTTTCACTTGGAGGCATCTTCTCATTGCGCCTCGGTGAAGAGCGGCCAATTAAAGCAATTGTGACTATGTCCGCACCAGCGTTAGAGAAAAGTGTTGATAGCTTGCAACAACGCATCATTAGCTATACAATTAATTACAAAAAGCTAACTGGCACATATAATGAAGAAGAAGATAAGCCAGAAATTATTGCAAAACGCTACCAAATGCCAACACTTCAATATTTGCAAAACATTATTAATGATACGAGCGCAAAATTAAATAAAATCGACAAACCTGTCCATATTTTGCGCGGTCTAAACGATGATGATTACTACTGCAAAAGCGCAGATTATATATATAATTCTGTTAATTCTCGCATTAAATCCATAAAAAGCTTCATTAATTCAGGTCACATTCTTACTATTGATAAAGAACGTGAACTTGTATATGAAGAAGTTTATCGATTCTTCGAAAGTTTAAAATGGGAAGAATAA
- a CDS encoding endonuclease Q family protein, translating to MQNYYADLHIHIGRTESGRAVKITGSRNLTLKNILHTASSQKGLDIIGIIDCHSPEVIEEIEELMNEGRMELLPEGGLRFEKTTLIPGSEIEIYDESCKGPVHVLAFFPTLELMKEFSGWMRSVIKNIHLSSQRIYCSGRQLQGKVKELGGLFIPAHVFTPFKSLYGKGVEKSLTEVLDPEKIDAIELGLSSDTYMVQGISELEKYTFVTNSDAHSLGKLAREYQKVELQQPTFHELALALQEKEERKILTNYGLNPLLGKYYSTVCQDCGERVKTGGTCPKCGSRHVVKGVSVRIQELTDLKEPMRKRPPYIHQVPLDFIPGVGKKTIQRLIEAFGTEMAILHEVSLEQLEEVVSAKIAKTIDLARKGQLTIEMGGGGVYGKIIE from the coding sequence GTGCAAAATTATTATGCCGATTTACATATACATATCGGTAGGACGGAAAGCGGACGAGCAGTTAAAATTACGGGCAGCAGAAATTTAACGCTGAAAAATATTTTACATACCGCTTCTAGCCAAAAAGGTCTTGATATCATCGGCATTATTGATTGCCACTCGCCGGAAGTCATAGAGGAAATAGAGGAGCTGATGAATGAAGGAAGAATGGAACTTCTGCCAGAAGGAGGATTGAGGTTTGAAAAGACGACTCTTATTCCAGGATCGGAAATTGAAATTTACGATGAATCTTGCAAAGGCCCCGTCCATGTGCTTGCTTTTTTCCCCACTTTAGAATTGATGAAAGAATTTTCCGGATGGATGCGTTCAGTTATAAAAAATATTCACTTAAGTTCCCAACGAATTTACTGCAGTGGAAGACAATTGCAGGGAAAAGTCAAAGAATTGGGAGGGTTATTTATACCTGCCCATGTATTTACCCCTTTTAAAAGCTTATATGGAAAAGGGGTCGAAAAAAGTTTAACAGAAGTTTTGGATCCGGAAAAAATTGATGCCATAGAATTGGGATTGAGTTCTGACACCTATATGGTACAAGGTATAAGCGAGCTTGAAAAATATACGTTCGTTACCAATTCGGATGCTCACTCTCTTGGCAAATTGGCGCGGGAATATCAAAAAGTAGAGCTGCAACAACCCACTTTTCATGAACTTGCATTAGCTCTTCAAGAAAAAGAGGAACGAAAAATTTTAACAAACTATGGGTTAAATCCCCTCTTAGGAAAATATTATTCGACTGTATGTCAAGATTGCGGAGAACGGGTGAAGACGGGAGGGACATGCCCGAAATGTGGCAGCCGTCATGTAGTCAAAGGAGTTTCTGTAAGAATTCAGGAATTGACGGATCTTAAGGAACCTATGCGAAAAAGACCGCCATATATTCATCAAGTGCCATTAGATTTTATACCAGGTGTCGGAAAAAAGACGATTCAGCGGCTGATTGAAGCCTTTGGAACGGAAATGGCGATTTTGCATGAAGTATCATTGGAACAACTGGAAGAAGTGGTTTCTGCGAAAATTGCCAAAACCATTGATTTGGCGAGAAAGGGGCAATTAACCATTGAAATGGGTGGGGGCGGCGTGTATGGAAAAATCATAGAATGA
- a CDS encoding tryptophanase — protein MTVKFYSGEKIPLEMHKVRIIQKLNLLPVEERLKAMKEAGFNTFLLQNKDVFLDMLTDSGVNAMSDRQQAAMLEADDSYAGSASFTRLEKTIQEIFRKKYFLPAHQGRACENILSTTFVRPGTYVPMNYHFTTTHAHITKNGGKVVEVFTDEALKLNSDHPFKGNIDIKKLINLIQEVGAENIPFVRMEAGTNLIGGQPFSLENLREVRKVCDEYGIKLVLDASLLQDNLYFIKQREDECQNMTIREITWQISDLCDIIYFSARKLGFARGGGIITDSEEDMRAMREYVTLYEGFLTYGGMSVREIEAIAIGLEETMDEEMINQGPLFIEYMTNELLKKGVPVVTPPGGLGCHINAMEFLPHVPQHEYPAGALAAAIYIASGVRGMERGTMSEARDENGVENLANMELVRLAVPRRVFTLSQIQYVIDRVSWLYENRHIIEGLKYVDEPKVLRFFVGKLDALSDWPERLVEKFRADFGDSL, from the coding sequence ATGACAGTTAAGTTTTATTCAGGAGAAAAAATACCTTTGGAAATGCATAAAGTCCGCATCATTCAAAAACTTAATTTACTGCCGGTGGAAGAACGTTTAAAGGCTATGAAAGAAGCAGGTTTTAATACGTTCCTTCTACAAAATAAAGATGTGTTTTTAGATATGTTGACAGACAGCGGCGTTAACGCCATGAGCGACCGACAACAAGCAGCCATGTTAGAGGCGGATGATAGTTATGCGGGAAGCGCTTCTTTCACAAGACTAGAAAAAACAATTCAGGAGATTTTCAGAAAAAAATATTTCCTTCCAGCTCACCAAGGCCGTGCTTGTGAAAATATTTTAAGCACTACATTTGTAAGACCAGGCACATATGTCCCAATGAACTATCACTTTACAACAACCCATGCGCATATAACAAAAAACGGCGGAAAAGTGGTTGAAGTTTTTACGGATGAAGCCTTGAAATTAAACAGCGACCATCCTTTCAAAGGAAACATCGATATCAAAAAACTTATTAACCTCATTCAAGAAGTAGGGGCTGAAAATATCCCATTTGTCCGCATGGAAGCCGGTACAAACTTGATTGGTGGACAACCATTCTCTTTAGAAAATTTGCGGGAAGTGCGCAAAGTTTGTGATGAATATGGAATAAAACTAGTGCTTGATGCAAGTTTGTTGCAAGACAACTTATACTTTATCAAACAAAGAGAAGACGAATGCCAAAATATGACGATTAGGGAAATTACATGGCAAATTTCCGACTTGTGCGATATTATTTACTTCTCTGCCCGTAAACTCGGATTTGCCCGCGGTGGAGGCATCATCACAGATAGTGAAGAAGATATGCGTGCAATGCGGGAGTATGTAACATTATATGAAGGATTCTTAACATATGGCGGAATGAGTGTCCGTGAAATTGAAGCCATTGCCATTGGTTTGGAAGAAACAATGGATGAAGAAATGATTAACCAAGGACCGCTCTTCATCGAATACATGACAAATGAATTGCTTAAAAAAGGTGTGCCAGTTGTTACACCTCCTGGAGGTCTCGGCTGCCATATCAATGCAATGGAATTCTTGCCTCATGTACCGCAACATGAGTATCCTGCGGGAGCATTGGCAGCAGCCATTTATATCGCAAGCGGAGTGCGGGGCATGGAGAGGGGAACAATGTCAGAAGCCCGGGATGAAAATGGCGTAGAAAACCTTGCCAATATGGAGTTGGTGCGCCTTGCCGTTCCTCGTCGAGTTTTCACATTGTCCCAAATTCAATATGTAATTGACCGGGTTAGTTGGCTATATGAAAATCGTCACATCATCGAAGGCTTAAAATATGTGGACGAGCCAAAAGTATTAAGATTCTTCGTTGGAAAATTGGATGCACTATCCGATTGGCCAGAACGCCTTGTAGAAAAATTCAGAGCAGATTTCGGCGACAGTTTATAA
- a CDS encoding Ku protein, whose protein sequence is MHTMWKGSISFGLVNIPVKLHAATEDKDVKLRQLHKECHTPINYKKVCPVCEREVKNEEIVKALEYAKNKFVVLDEEDLEVLRKENEEKAVEILEFVKLEEIDPIYFQKSYFLSPDTGGMKAYALLRQALIESGKIGVAKITIRSKEQLAVVRVYEDTLVMETIYFPDEVRKSSDVPNIPSSEKVVQKELETALMLIDQLTVKFEPEKYHDEYRTALLELIEKKKAGETVTAAEKNPAIPPDMTDLMSALEASLNKVKKKPAAKKKKAKEKKEA, encoded by the coding sequence ATGCACACGATGTGGAAAGGCAGCATCAGTTTTGGATTAGTCAATATTCCAGTCAAACTTCATGCTGCAACGGAAGATAAAGATGTGAAATTAAGGCAGCTTCATAAAGAATGCCATACGCCGATTAATTATAAAAAGGTGTGCCCTGTTTGCGAAAGGGAAGTGAAAAATGAGGAGATTGTAAAAGCTTTGGAATATGCAAAGAATAAATTTGTTGTGTTGGATGAAGAAGATTTGGAAGTATTAAGAAAAGAAAATGAGGAAAAAGCGGTTGAGATTCTGGAGTTTGTCAAATTGGAAGAAATTGACCCCATTTATTTTCAAAAAAGCTACTTTTTATCGCCGGATACAGGGGGAATGAAAGCTTATGCATTGCTCCGGCAAGCTTTGATAGAATCAGGAAAAATAGGCGTGGCGAAAATTACGATTCGTTCAAAAGAGCAGTTGGCGGTTGTGAGAGTATATGAAGACACTTTGGTAATGGAAACCATTTATTTTCCGGATGAAGTGAGAAAATCCAGTGATGTTCCGAATATTCCTAGCTCAGAAAAAGTAGTGCAAAAGGAATTGGAAACGGCATTAATGTTAATAGATCAATTAACGGTAAAATTCGAACCGGAGAAATATCATGACGAATACCGCACAGCTCTTCTTGAATTAATTGAGAAGAAGAAAGCGGGAGAAACGGTGACTGCCGCAGAGAAAAATCCAGCCATCCCTCCGGATATGACAGATTTAATGAGCGCTCTCGAAGCTTCATTAAATAAAGTGAAAAAGAAACCTGCAGCCAAAAAGAAAAAGGCAAAAGAGAAAAAGGAAGCGTAG
- a CDS encoding DNA ligase D: MQPMLLTSADEWPRGNEWIYEVKYDGYRAILHWENDLPTIISRNQRDITFLFPEIIDFCKRTYPLLAPFLPLTMDGEMVFLENNFRSNFSIVQSRGKTKSKQKVEEASKKFPCQFIAFDLLKIQGTDLVTLPLIERKKHLSQLFKETPLPNKIKFFQRGQIQCIESYEDGDSLWKMIKTHNGEGMIAKRKTSLYTAGKRIDDWLKIKNWRMVTVIVHTFNKENDYFTGAVYKDNQLTEVTAFKHGLTDEQFQTLAAFFRTKGEKLSSSVWMLPPSICADIACIDFDGKKLREPRFHSFRFDLSPEECYWKNFQKQLHPMPEEVPVTHPEKPIWPKLNLLKEDYLLYLEYIAPYMLPFLQNRALTTIRYPHGVPGEHFYQKNVPDYAPNYVQTKQIEGIHYIVCNNLSTLFWLGNQLALEFHIPFQTIDTAHPTEIVFDLDPPSQKEFPLAIEAALKMKAIFDQLQLQSFVKTSGNKGLQVYIPLPKNQFTYDETRIFTEFICQFLVNQVSHKFTLERLKKNRGNKLYLDYVQHAEGKTIIAPYSPRGNEWGSIATPLYWEEVKEGLNPNHFTLPTIIERIKTIGDPFNHFFEAGENQPLKAVLKELKNLLKK; this comes from the coding sequence ATGCAACCGATGCTTTTGACATCTGCGGACGAATGGCCAAGGGGAAACGAGTGGATTTATGAGGTGAAATATGACGGCTATCGCGCCATACTGCATTGGGAAAATGACTTACCCACCATTATAAGCCGAAATCAGCGGGATATCACATTCCTCTTTCCAGAAATAATTGATTTTTGTAAACGCACTTATCCATTGCTTGCTCCTTTTCTTCCGTTAACAATGGATGGAGAAATGGTCTTTTTAGAAAACAACTTTCGAAGCAATTTTTCCATCGTTCAATCCCGTGGAAAAACAAAATCCAAACAAAAAGTGGAGGAAGCAAGCAAAAAGTTTCCTTGCCAATTTATCGCTTTCGATTTGCTGAAAATACAGGGAACAGATTTGGTAACGCTGCCCCTTATTGAACGAAAAAAACATTTGTCCCAACTCTTCAAAGAGACACCACTTCCAAATAAAATCAAATTTTTCCAACGCGGACAAATTCAATGCATTGAAAGCTATGAAGATGGCGATAGTCTTTGGAAAATGATTAAAACACACAACGGCGAAGGAATGATTGCTAAAAGGAAAACAAGTCTTTATACAGCTGGAAAAAGGATAGATGACTGGCTGAAAATCAAAAATTGGCGAATGGTAACCGTCATCGTTCATACCTTCAATAAAGAAAACGATTATTTTACCGGCGCCGTTTATAAAGACAATCAGTTAACGGAAGTTACCGCTTTTAAACACGGCCTCACCGATGAACAGTTTCAAACGCTAGCCGCCTTTTTCCGAACAAAGGGAGAAAAACTTTCCAGCTCTGTTTGGATGTTACCTCCTTCCATTTGCGCCGATATTGCTTGCATTGATTTTGATGGAAAAAAGTTAAGGGAGCCAAGATTTCATTCTTTCCGTTTTGATTTATCGCCGGAAGAGTGCTATTGGAAAAACTTTCAAAAACAGCTGCATCCAATGCCAGAAGAGGTGCCAGTTACTCATCCTGAAAAACCGATTTGGCCGAAATTGAATTTATTGAAAGAGGATTATCTTCTATATTTAGAATATATTGCTCCTTATATGCTTCCTTTTTTGCAAAATCGCGCCCTTACGACTATTCGTTATCCCCATGGTGTTCCGGGAGAACATTTTTATCAAAAAAATGTTCCCGATTATGCTCCGAATTATGTGCAAACAAAACAAATAGAAGGCATCCATTATATTGTTTGCAATAATTTGTCTACGTTATTTTGGCTTGGCAATCAATTGGCTTTAGAATTTCATATCCCATTTCAAACAATTGATACTGCACATCCAACTGAAATTGTCTTTGATTTGGACCCGCCATCCCAAAAAGAATTTCCACTGGCCATAGAAGCGGCATTAAAAATGAAGGCCATTTTTGACCAATTGCAGCTGCAGTCCTTCGTTAAAACTTCTGGCAACAAAGGTTTGCAAGTATATATTCCATTACCGAAAAATCAGTTCACCTATGATGAAACCCGCATTTTTACTGAATTTATATGTCAATTTTTAGTCAACCAAGTTTCTCATAAATTTACGTTAGAGCGATTGAAAAAGAATCGGGGAAATAAATTGTATTTAGACTATGTGCAGCATGCGGAGGGAAAAACGATTATTGCTCCATACTCGCCAAGGGGAAATGAATGGGGAAGCATTGCAACACCCCTTTATTGGGAAGAAGTAAAGGAAGGTTTAAATCCGAATCACTTTACCCTTCCAACCATTATTGAACGAATCAAAACAATTGGAGATCCTTTTAATCATTTTTTTGAAGCGGGCGAAAATCAGCCATTAAAAGCGGTCTTGAAGGAGTTAAAAAACTTATTAAAAAAATAA
- a CDS encoding cation diffusion facilitator family transporter produces the protein MGHEHHHAHHHHTHGANKKTLTIAFFIIAVFMFVEAIGGVLTNSLALLSDAGHMLSDAISLGVGVLAFKFGEKVADYSRTYGYRRFEILAAVFNGVTLMIVSIFIFIEAIERFVRPSEISSHGMLGIAILGLAVNILVAWILMRGGDTHDNLNMRAAFLHVIGDMLGSAAAILAAVFIMVFDWSWMDPLASIIVAFIIIKGGYHVTKDAIHVLMEGTPTNVNIDKVIRLFHNTPGIIGIHDLHVWSITSGQNALSCHAVVEDNLSLKDIQKILKNIEHELLHLGIAHMTVQVEDRDHVHEDSVLCKINGHQHHEHHH, from the coding sequence ATGGGGCATGAACATCATCATGCACATCACCACCATACTCATGGTGCCAACAAAAAGACATTAACAATTGCATTTTTTATCATCGCTGTTTTTATGTTTGTGGAAGCAATCGGCGGTGTATTGACAAATAGTCTTGCGCTGCTTTCGGATGCTGGCCATATGCTGAGTGATGCGATTTCCTTGGGAGTCGGCGTTCTTGCCTTCAAATTTGGCGAGAAGGTAGCGGATTATAGCAGAACATACGGATACCGGCGTTTTGAAATATTAGCCGCCGTTTTTAACGGTGTTACATTAATGATTGTTTCCATTTTTATTTTTATTGAAGCCATTGAGCGGTTTGTGCGCCCCTCGGAGATTTCATCCCATGGCATGTTAGGGATTGCGATTCTCGGATTGGCAGTGAATATACTTGTTGCATGGATTTTAATGCGCGGTGGCGATACCCATGATAATTTAAATATGCGGGCAGCCTTCCTTCATGTGATAGGAGATATGTTAGGTTCTGCTGCAGCAATTCTTGCCGCCGTATTCATTATGGTCTTTGATTGGAGTTGGATGGACCCTTTGGCGAGTATTATTGTGGCATTTATCATTATTAAAGGCGGCTATCATGTGACGAAAGATGCCATTCATGTATTGATGGAAGGGACGCCAACAAACGTAAACATAGATAAAGTAATCCGATTATTTCATAATACACCGGGCATTATCGGAATCCATGATTTACATGTATGGAGCATTACGAGCGGGCAAAATGCGCTGTCTTGCCATGCAGTAGTGGAAGACAATCTTTCATTAAAAGATATACAAAAAATATTAAAGAATATTGAGCATGAACTGCTTCATCTAGGAATAGCCCATATGACCGTCCAAGTAGAAGATCGAGATCATGTTCATGAAGATTCCGTGTTGTGCAAAATTAACGGCCATCAGCATCATGAACACCATCATTAA
- a CDS encoding ArsR/SmtB family transcription factor has translation MDKGNNNDAELFELDEETLFLVSQTFKALSDPTRIRILYLLSQKEYSVNEIAKKLNLSQPNVSHQLRFLKNLRLVKYRREGTTLYYSIDDDHIVHMLYQTIEHSQHN, from the coding sequence ATGGATAAAGGAAATAATAACGATGCGGAATTATTTGAATTAGATGAAGAGACGTTGTTTTTAGTATCCCAAACCTTTAAAGCGTTGAGCGATCCAACTAGAATTCGAATATTGTATTTGCTTTCGCAAAAGGAGTATTCGGTAAACGAAATAGCCAAAAAATTAAATCTAAGTCAGCCGAATGTTTCCCACCAATTACGTTTTTTGAAAAACTTGAGGCTTGTCAAATATCGCCGTGAAGGTACGACTTTATATTATTCCATTGATGATGACCATATTGTGCATATGTTGTACCAAACAATCGAGCATTCTCAACATAATTGA
- a CDS encoding S-layer homology domain-containing protein, whose translation MKIKKIGTIATAATLSVGLLATPAFAQTPVNFQETPQQLDIIVASTETKVSKSELIKKFKAIFPNKYDFLKESDFDLYSGFYSEDDKIRYHLSFNKRLSGNRYIYGNIVFAGENLEVEYLDIEPLNTEDALFPAKISKEEAKNIALKFIQQFTSGKNYELSESDDPYYYPGDIQLLTEPVRYSFNFVRTENGIPIPEQNIYVTVLGNGEINNLYRGEFLSATYDDVKNAKSKEEILNQIKNNLSVQLQYRVEYDYLTGERSVDLAYVPNILDGVHALTGQWLSGDKFQSNLPTNKKPEFITSQALAPKYQGMTVEQARKNAEDLLKVDSDKVKLVINGIEEYQDYLGKEVINVSYGYEYDRGGYGTSLSFDKKTGDLVDYFGIKHEVLRENGEKQESKEKITEQQALEKAVEYLKQYAPSKLHQYSKPIKGADNYYGEYHFTFPRIVNGIPVSGDEIYISVSETGELTRLFINYFENANWPKVDKAISADEAKNIIANSLNVNLNYVRTGEDKHYSLVYTPIYNGNTLSYLDAISGKWKTPSYIKDPELEEVPHVSHPTAEKELNFFIENGYLEIADINSFNADAPIKKGEAINALVKSLTYFYDGYAYGDEEVSEQTFDNIGPDHPYYNVVEKAVSLGILDGSQKTLNLNGNVTREELAVWYVRALGLNEAAKHADIYKLNLKDAEAVNKNYLGYVTLANTLGLVTAENELFDPTRSVTYAEFVKSAVKLAHKAKEMNVEF comes from the coding sequence GTGAAAATAAAGAAAATTGGAACGATTGCAACAGCTGCCACATTGTCGGTTGGACTGCTCGCAACTCCGGCTTTTGCCCAAACACCTGTGAACTTTCAAGAAACTCCGCAGCAATTAGACATCATCGTAGCATCTACTGAAACGAAAGTATCCAAAAGTGAACTCATCAAAAAATTTAAAGCGATTTTTCCGAATAAATACGACTTCTTAAAGGAATCAGATTTTGATTTATACAGTGGATTTTATTCAGAAGATGACAAAATTCGTTATCATTTAAGTTTCAATAAAAGATTAAGCGGCAATCGATATATTTATGGGAATATCGTTTTTGCAGGGGAAAACTTGGAAGTTGAATATTTAGATATAGAACCATTGAATACGGAAGATGCCTTGTTCCCTGCTAAAATATCAAAAGAAGAGGCCAAAAATATCGCTTTAAAATTCATTCAACAGTTCACATCTGGAAAAAATTATGAACTATCTGAATCGGATGACCCTTATTATTATCCAGGAGATATACAGCTATTAACAGAACCTGTCAGATATTCTTTTAATTTTGTGCGTACGGAAAACGGCATTCCGATTCCGGAGCAAAATATTTATGTAACGGTTTTAGGAAATGGAGAAATTAATAATTTATATCGCGGCGAATTTTTATCCGCAACTTATGATGATGTAAAAAATGCTAAAAGCAAAGAAGAGATTTTAAACCAAATCAAAAATAACTTATCGGTACAATTGCAATACAGAGTTGAATATGACTATCTCACAGGAGAGAGAAGTGTAGATTTAGCTTACGTGCCAAATATTTTAGATGGTGTTCATGCGCTTACAGGACAATGGTTATCCGGGGATAAGTTCCAATCGAATTTGCCAACAAACAAAAAGCCGGAATTCATTACAAGCCAAGCGTTGGCACCGAAGTATCAAGGGATGACTGTTGAACAAGCAAGAAAAAACGCTGAAGATTTATTAAAAGTTGATTCCGATAAAGTGAAGCTAGTGATTAACGGCATAGAAGAATATCAAGATTATCTAGGAAAAGAAGTCATCAACGTTTCCTATGGGTATGAATATGACCGAGGCGGATATGGGACAAGCCTATCCTTTGATAAAAAAACAGGGGACTTAGTTGATTACTTCGGCATTAAACATGAAGTATTAAGAGAAAATGGCGAAAAACAAGAAAGTAAGGAAAAAATTACGGAGCAACAAGCTCTTGAAAAAGCCGTTGAATATTTAAAACAATATGCGCCATCAAAATTGCATCAATATTCTAAACCAATCAAAGGTGCAGACAATTATTATGGCGAGTATCATTTTACGTTCCCGAGAATCGTTAACGGCATTCCTGTATCAGGCGATGAAATCTATATTTCTGTAAGTGAAACAGGAGAATTGACTCGTCTATTTATCAACTACTTCGAAAATGCGAATTGGCCGAAAGTAGACAAAGCTATTTCAGCGGATGAGGCAAAAAATATCATCGCAAACAGCTTAAATGTGAATCTAAACTATGTAAGAACAGGGGAAGATAAACATTACTCATTAGTATATACGCCGATTTACAACGGCAATACATTGAGCTATTTAGATGCTATTAGCGGCAAATGGAAAACGCCTAGCTATATAAAAGATCCTGAATTGGAAGAAGTGCCTCATGTTTCTCATCCAACAGCAGAAAAAGAATTGAATTTCTTCATTGAGAACGGTTATTTAGAAATTGCTGATATTAATAGCTTTAATGCTGATGCTCCAATTAAAAAAGGCGAAGCAATCAATGCGCTAGTCAAATCTTTAACATATTTCTATGACGGCTACGCTTATGGGGATGAAGAAGTAAGCGAGCAAACATTCGACAATATCGGTCCGGATCATCCGTATTATAATGTTGTAGAAAAAGCAGTTTCTTTAGGCATTCTTGATGGAAGCCAAAAAACGCTGAATTTAAACGGAAATGTGACAAGAGAAGAATTGGCTGTATGGTATGTAAGAGCGTTAGGTTTAAATGAAGCTGCAAAACACGCGGATATTTATAAATTGAATTTGAAAGATGCAGAGGCAGTCAATAAAAATTATTTAGGATATGTGACATTAGCAAATACGCTTGGACTTGTGACAGCAGAAAATGAATTGTTTGATCCAACTCGCTCAGTCACATATGCTGAATTTGTCAAATCCGCTGTGAAACTTGCCCATAAAGCAAAAGAAATGAATGTAGAATTTTAA